The genomic interval TCAAGATAATCGCCACACACGCCGGAATCTCGTTCGGGCAGGCGGGCTCCACCCACCACTGCACCGAGGACATCGCGGTGATGCGCTCGTTCGCCAACATGACCGTCATCGTCCCGGCCGACGGCATCGAGACCGGTAACGCCGTCGCCGCGGCCATGGACTGGCCCGGACCCGTCTACATCCGCATAGGGCGCGGCTTCGAGCCGCCGGTCAACACCACCGCCGATTACGGCTTCCAGATAGGGAAGGCCGTCACCATGCGCGAGGGCAAAGACATCACGCTCATCTGCTGCGGGGTCACGGTGCTTCAGGCGGCGCGCGCGGCGAAGATTCTCGAAACGCAGGGGCTCTCGGTGCGCATCATCAACATGCACACCGTCAAGCCCATCGACAAAGAGGTCATCCTCAAGGCCGTCATGGAGACGCGCCGAATCGTCACGATCGAGGAGCATAACGTGCTGTGCGGCCTGGGAAGCGCGGTGGCCGAGGTCATCGTCGAGAGCGGCAAGGCCTGCGCCTTCACGAAGCTCGGCATTCCCGATCAGTATGTCATCGTGGGGTATCCCGAGGACCTGTACAACCACTACAAGATCGACGCCGACGGCATCGTCGAGGCGGTGAGCGCGCTCATGGGCCGCGAGATCGAGGAAGACGAGAACTGGGACGACGAGACATGATCGGGGAGGCGGAACATGGCAGATAAAGTCGATTTAACGGTACGCATCATCCTCCGTTCTATCCTTCCGCTCTTCAAGACGCTTTATAATGAAGGCGGTGGCCTGTATAAAAAGCTCCTCTCGGGGATCGACGGAACTATCCAGTTCTCGTTAAAGG from Spirochaetota bacterium carries:
- a CDS encoding transketolase C-terminal domain-containing protein, with translation MAEGMTWSIEEADKLTQAEVYGQVLTQLGEKDPKIIAMTADLAKSTKIGNFGQKFPERFINMGIAENSLFGVAAGLALAGYKPVVSTFAVFAALRSAEFVRTDICYQNLDVKIIATHAGISFGQAGSTHHCTEDIAVMRSFANMTVIVPADGIETGNAVAAAMDWPGPVYIRIGRGFEPPVNTTADYGFQIGKAVTMREGKDITLICCGVTVLQAARAAKILETQGLSVRIINMHTVKPIDKEVILKAVMETRRIVTIEEHNVLCGLGSAVAEVIVESGKACAFTKLGIPDQYVIVGYPEDLYNHYKIDADGIVEAVSALMGREIEEDENWDDET